The Gemmatimonadaceae bacterium genome contains the following window.
CCGATGCCGAGGGTCGACACGGTCACCATCTACCGTACCGACACGCTGCAGATGCCGCCTCGCGTCGATACGGTGACGACGACCAACACCGTCGTGCGCACGGACACGTTGGTGCAAACGATCACGCGGCCGATTCCCGCGATCGGGAGCTTCTACGGCGGTATCGCCGGCGGTGTGACCGTCCCAGCGGGTGGACTTCGCGACGTCAACGAGACCGGCGGAACCGGGCAACTGCAAGTCGGCTGGCAGCCGGTACGCTCCGTGCTCGGCGCTCGTCTGGACGCGTCGTACTCGCGGTTCCGTCGGCCGTTCGAGTTCGGGACGTTCAACGTCGTGAACCCGCTCGGCACGACCATCACGACGTTCGACGACCGAAATTCGAATCTCTGGAATTTCAACCTCAGCCTCAAGGTCGCGATCCCAGGCATCGAGACGGCGTTCGGTCGCGCCGTGACGTTCCACCCGTACCTCATCGGTGGCGGTGGATTCGTGACGTACGATCACCTGAACCAGCGTACGAACCACGGCTTCCTGATCGTGAACGGACAGGGCGTCCTCCAGACGGAAGACGGCATCATCCTCAACGACGTGACGGTCGAGAACTTCGACAGCGGCTGGCACACTGATTGGGGTTGGAACGCCGGCGGCGGTCTCGCCTGGCGGTTCGCCAACAAAGAACTGTTCGTCGAGTCGCGCGTGATGGGCTTCACCCGCCGGAACAGCGATTTCCCGAACATCAGCTGGTCCGCGGCGCGTCAGGTCCCGATCGTCTTCGGCATGAACTTCTATTGATCGATCGCGCCCCAAAGCGCGAAAGACAGCTCGGTAATTGCACGACGAACTGAACGGCTCGATTCTCGCGGCAGGCTGGGCAGCACGGTGGAGGCACCGGCGCATCAGCCTGCCGCGCTTCGCGCGACAGGGTACGTTTACATGGAACGGATTTGGCAATTTGAACGGTTACCAAAGTGAATTGCGGGCGCTGCGTTCCCGCGCCGGCTCACCGCCAACTTCGACTTCCATGAGCAGGACATTGCAGATACGATGGATCGCAACGCTCTCAGCGGCGATCCTCCTTGTCATTCCGTCCCTCGCCACGGCCCAAGGCGGCCGGCATCCACGTTCGGACGCCGCCAAGCGCATGTGGCATCCATCGAAAGACTCGGTCGCCTCGGTCGACGACGACGACGAGTCCGTAACCCTCCACTTCAACTCGCGCGAAGACAGCCTTTCCTGGCTGCGCGCCAGGAACCTCGCGCACAAGGCGAACGGACTGCGGCTCGTCGTTTCACTCCAGGAACGGCACCTCTGGGCGATCGCCGGACGCGACACGCTGCTCAGCGCCCCGGTCGCCGTGGCCAAGGGCACGACGCTCGAGTACGGCAGCAAATCGTGGCGCTTCACGACGCCCCGCGGCATGCGCACCGTGCTATCGAAGGACGCCGATCCGATCTGGCAGCCGCCGGAGTGGCTCTACGCCGAGACGGCGGTGGAGAACGGTCTCAGGCTGCGGCGCTTGAACTACGGCGAGAAAGTCCACCTCGACGACGGCCGCGTCCTGACGATCGTCAACGGCTCTGCTGGCCTCATTGACACCGACGGCGCGTTCGGCGAGCTCCCGACCGATGAGCACATCGTCTTCGGCGACTATCTCTACATCCCGCCGATGGGCTCGAAGAACCGCAAGGTCGAGGGCGAGCTCGGGAAGTACAAGCTGAGCCTCGGCGACGGCTACCTGCTGCACGGCACCCCGGACAAGCAGTCGATCGGCATGGCCGCGACCCACGGGTGCATTCGTCTCCGTGACGAAGACATCGAGTGGCTGTACGATAACGTCCCGGTGGGGACGAAGGTGTACATCTACTGAGGTGGGACAGGCGGACCGGTGGACAGGTGGACCGGTCAGACGGCGAGAAAAACAGAGAGCCCCGCGACCACGCGGGGCTCTTCGTTTGACCCGACTTCGTCCGTCGCTCGTTGCCGCTTCGCTGCGCGAACGATCGAGGACGGCCGTCAGGAAACCGTCATGCGAGTTATTGGGGAATCAGCTGCGCGCGAATTTCGCCGCCGGGGTTCGTGACCGTGTGGATGTTGACATAGGTTTTCCCGGCGAGCAGCAGCTTTTTCAAAGAATCGCCGTTGACTGTCGTCGAAATCTGTGTCGACGCGTTCAGCGTCGCGGTGCCTGACACCGAACCGCTGTTCGCCGTGCCGAAACCGACGAACGTCGCCCCGGGCAGCGTGTTGAAGTTGAGAATCACGTTGGCGGTCGTCGCGGTGCCGCCGGGCGTGAAGGGGCCGTGAATGTGGCCGTTGTTCACGTTCGACGTGAGGCCGCTGAAGCTCCCCGTGTAAGTGAACACGTTCGTCGCCGTGTCGAGCGTGGCGGTGAACGTACCGGTTCCTGTCGGATTGCCCAAAAGCCCAGGCGGCTCGCCCGACGGCGAGAGTGTTACCTGGAAATGAACTACCGTCGACTTCGGTGGTGTAGTCGTGTTGTCGCTCCCGCACGCGATGACAATCGCGAACGTCGAGAGCGTCAGAACTGCGAGAATTCGTTTTGGCACGATGATACTCCTCGCTGCTGGTGAATGCGCCTCCGCTCACGGTTCGTGGTGGCCGCGCCAGCGACGAATCCCAGGCGGCCAAGCTCGGTTCCGTTTCGGTGTATGCGTCCCCAAGAGCGAAAACGGGGCGGGGCGCGGCGGATTCATCCGCTGCGCCCCGCCCCGTATTCGTGTCTGAACTCCCGGTGACCGGAGACTGGTGACCGGTGACCGGTGACCGGCTTTCGATCTTACCTCGGTGCCACCAACGAGCTTCCGCCCGCCACGATCAGGAACTCGTCTCGCCGATTCTGTTTCCAGCAATCCTCGTCGTGTCCCTGACAGACGGGCTTTTCTTCGCCGTTGCTGGCGACGTCGATCCGTGCCGCGTCGATTCCGTTGTCGATCAGATATTTCCGCGTCGCCTGCGCGCGGCGCATACCGAGCGCGAGGTTGTATTCATCGGATCCGCGCTCGTCGGCGTTCCCTTCAATGCGAATGCGCACGCCCGGGTTCGCTTTCATGACGGGGAGCTTGGCATCGAGCACTGCTCGCTGATCCGGACGCAACTCCGAGTGGTCGAAGTCGAAATACACCGGCGCGAGCAGCGCTTCTCGAGCGCGGTTCACCGCGCTGATCGAGTCGGTGTTTGGACCCGGCGCCGGCGCGACGCGAGCGGGCGGAGCGACGGGTTCAGTCCGCGGCGGCGGGACCTCGCGCTGCGGCTGCGCCACCGGTGCCGGAGGTGGTGGTGGCGGGGCCTTGGAGCTGCCGAGCAAGAAACTCAGTCCGCCTCTCAGTTCCAGATTCGTCGAGCGAGCTGCCGCGGAGTTTCTGCCGAGAACAGGCGGAAATCCGAAGGTTGCCGCCGTCGGATTCTCGACATACTCGACGATGGCGTCGAGCCGAAGCGCGATCGCGTTGCTGAAGCGAATGCGAAGCCCGCCGCCATATGGCGCCGAGAAGTCGGTGTGGCTGGCGAACCGCTGGCCGCCGACGCCTCCCTCGAGAATGAGGTCGTGCGTCTGTCCGCCGAGCCCGAACGGGAGATTGAAGTTGAGCTGCCCGTTGAAGGTCTGAACGCTGCTCGTTCCGGTGCCGCGCGCCGCCTTGTTGTCGAACGTCGACGAGGAGAACGTCCCCTCGAGCTCCCACCGCCGGTTCAGGAAGACTCCGAGTCTTCCGCCCAGTCCAAATCCGTCGTCGGTCTGCCACGCTTCGTCGGCGCGCGTGAACTGCCCGAAGACGCCTACTTCGGTCGTGCCGAGCTTTTGCGCGGCGGCCTCGACCGAGCTCACGAGCGTGAGAACGATGCTCGCGACAGCCAAACGCTGTATGCGCATGCGAAGTCCTCTCTGGATTGATTTTGATCGCTGCCGACCTCGCCGGGCGAATGAAGGGACGTGCTGCGATGGCCAGGGGGGCGGCTCAAACCCGCGGCGGGTAATCTAACGACCGGACTCTGCCGGAGATCGTAGGGAGTTTCGACGCACTCGACACCCGATCGCACCGGGCGGATATTCCTGCGTCGCCGAGCCGCCGTTTGTCGGCGTCAGCCGTCCGAGTCTCCCAACGCCGAAGTCCCACTGGCCCCGGCCCCTTCGCGAACCACCCTGGCGAGGACCACGTTGCACATGCCGAATCGCATTTCGCCCTCTTCCTCTACCCGTCCGGTTTCGTTCGTCACGACCGCGCTGCTCGCCGCGTGCGCGATGGCAGCGCTGCCGGCCACGGTGCTGGCGCAGCGCGTCGCGAATCGTGAGCTGAGCGCTCCGAACGCGTACGCGATCACGAACGCGCGCATCGTCCCCGGAAACGGTCCGACGATCGACCGCGGAACGATCGTCCTGCGCAACGGCCTGATCGCGGCCGTCGGCCCGGCCGTGCAAGCGCCGGCCGACGCGCGGGTCATCGATGGCAGCGGCCTTACCGTCTACCCCGGCATCATCGACGCCAACAGCAGCCTCGGACTCGGCGGCGGCGCGGCCGTCGTCGCCGATGCCGGCCGCGGTGGTCGCGGCGGCGGAGGAGGCCGCGGAGCGGCGCCGGCGCAGCAGGGGGCGCCGGTTGGCGCCCCAAACTCGCTGCACCCGATCGGACTTCAGCCGGAACTCGCGGTGGTCGATCTTCTGCACGCCGACGAAGAGGCGCTCGCCGGTCCGCAGAGCGCCGGGATCACGGCCGCGCTCACCGCCCCGCCCACGGGAATCTTCCGCGGTGAATCGGCCGTGATCCTCCTCGCCGGCTCGACGGCGCAGGCGATGCTGATCAAAGCGCCCGTCGCGGAGCACATCGGCTTCACGCCGTCGCGCGGTGGCGGCTATCCAAATTCTCTCATGGGCGTGTTTTCGGCGCTGCGACAGACGCTGCTCGACGCGCAGCACTACGCCGCTGAACAGGCCGCGTACGCCAAGAATCCGCGTGGCATGCGCCGCCCCGAGCCCGACCCGTCGCTCGAGGCGCTGCAGCCCGTGTTGCAGCGGCAGATCCCCGTGGTGATGGAAGCGTCGTCGCAGCGCGAGATCGAACGCGCGCTGGACCTCGCGAAAGAGTTCAATCTCCGCCCGATCATCGCGGGCGGCGAAGAGGCCGATCTGGTCGCGGCGCGGCTCAAGGCGGAGAACGTGCCGGTGCTTCTGTCGCTCAACTTCCCGCGCCGCCCGCAGGCGTCGGCCGACGCCGACCCCGAGCCGCTGCGCACGCTGCGCGCGCGCGTCGAAGCGCCCAAGCTCGCCGCGAAGCTGCAGGCGGCCGGCGTGAAGTTCGCGTTCGAGGACGGCGGGCTGACGACGTGGTCCGACTACCTCGGCAACGCGGGCCGCGCGGTCGAGAACGGCCTCACCTCCGATCAGGCGGTTCGCGCGCTGACGCTGGCGCCCGCCGAAATTCTCGGCGTGACCGACCGGCTCGGCTCGATCGAAACCGGCAAGGTCGCGAACCTCACCGTGACGCGCGGCGACCTATTCACGGGCCGCGTGGCGCACGTCTTCATCGACGGCACGCCGCTCGAGCCGCGCGCGCCGGCCAACGCGGCCGCGTCGCTCGCCGCCGGCACGTGGACGATCACGATCACGACGGACGAGGGCGAGAAGCCGGTGACGCTCACGCTGCAGCAGGTCGGCGAGCAACTGCGCGGCACGATCCAGGGCTCGCTCGGCAGTTCACAGATTTCTAACGGGTCGATCGGGCCGGCGGGCGACGTGCAGTTCTCGGCATCGCTGACGATGGGCTCCGGGACGGAGGAAGGACGGTTCATCGGCACGATCGAGGGCAACCTGATGCGCGGCACCGTCGCCGTCGTCGGACATCCGCAGTCGACGTTCGTGGGCACCAAGCCCGACGCCGGCCAGGGCGGTGGCCGCCGCGGAAGGCCGCCGGTCGAATGAAGATGCGACATGAGCAGAACGTCTCCGCCCACCGGACTCCTTTTCCCTCGCCATTCACGGCCAGACCCATGTCCAGACTATCGATCGCCATACTCTTCGCCGCGGCGACGGGGGGGGCGGCCGGCGCGCAGCAGGCGCAGCCCGCGACCGTCGCCAAGCCGACACTCATCAAGAACGCGACGGTCCTCACCGTCACCAAAGGAAAGCTCGAGAACACCGACCTGTTGTTGCAGAACGGCAAGATCGCGCAGATCGGCAAGAATCTCTCGGCGCCGGCTGGCGCGACGGTCATCGACGCGACGGGCAAGTACGTGATGCCCGGCATCATCGACCCGCACTCGCACACGATGATCGACGCGGTGAACGAGGGCTCGCTCTCGGTGACGTCGATGGTGCGCGTTCGCGACGTCCTCAACCCGACGGACATCAACATCTACCGCCAGCTCGCCGGCGGCGTGACGACGATCAACGTGCTGCACGGCTCGGCGAACACGATCGGCGGACAGAACGCGGTCGTGAAGCTCAAGTGGGGCCGCGACGTCCCCGAGATGCTGTTCCCCGGCGCGATGCCCGGAATCAAGTTCGCGCTCGGCGAGAACGTGACGCAGAAGAACGGGCAGACGGCGGCGCAGGCGCAGGGGCGGGCGCTGCGATACCCGGCGACGCGCATGGGCCAGGAAGAAGTGCTGCGCGACGCGTTCACGCGCGCCCGCGACTACAAGGCGTCGTGGGACGACTACAACGCGAAGGTGAAGGCCGGCGACAAGACCGCGGTGGCGCCGGAGCGCGACCTGGAGCTCGAGCCGCTCGTCGAGGTGCTCGAGGGCAAGCGCTTCGTGCACGCGCACTCCTACCGCGCCGACGAAATGTTGATGCTGCTGAACGTCGCCAAGGAGTTCGGCTTCACGGTCAAGACACTTCAGCATGGGTTGGAAGGCTATAAAATCGCATCGGAGATCGCGCAGGCCGGAACGGGCCTGTCGACCTTCGCCGACGAGTGGTCGTACAAAGTCGAGGCGTACGACGCGATCCCGTACAACACGGCGATCCTCATGCACCACGGCGTCGTGGCGACGGTGAACTCCGACTCGGACGAGCGGGCGCGCCGGCTCAACATCGACGCGGCGAAGATGATGCGCTACGGCGGGCTGACCGAGGACGAAGCGCTCAAGACGATCACCTACAACGGCGCGGTGCAGCTGGGCGTCCAGAACCGCGTGGGGTCGATCGAAATCGGCAAGGACGCCGACGTCGTGATCTGGTCCGGCGATCCGCTGAGCGTGTACTCGTCCGCCGAAACGACGTTCATCGACGGCGAAGTGTTCTTCGACGTCAAGAAGGACGCCGCGATGCGCGATCAGATGGCGAAAGAGCGCGCGGCACTCGAGGCTGCCGATCGCGGCCGCCGTCCCGTGATTCCTTGAGGAGAATCGATTCGTGATCAACGCAATGACAGATAGAATCGGCGGTCGCGCGCGCTGCATGGCGCTCGCCGCTCTCGCGGCAGCGGCGCTGCCGGCCGCCGCCCACGCCCAGCTCGGATCGTTCAATCCGAATCCGGGGCCACAGGGCACGTTCGCGATTCGCGGTGGGACCGTCGTCACCGTGAGCGGCGCCGACATTCCGAACGGCACCGTCGTCATCAGCGGCGGCAAGATCACCGCGGTCGGGGCGAACGTGCAGGTGCCCGCCAACGCGCAGGTGATCAACGCGACGGGGTTGATGGTCTACCCCGGGATGATCGAGACCGGCTCGAGCATCGGCTTGTCCGAGATCGGCCAGGGCGCGGTCGCGACGGTCGACATCGCCGAGGTTGGGTCGTTCAACCCGAACGCGCAGGCGTTCTACGGCATCGATCCGCACAGCGCGCACATCGGCGTGGCGCGCGTCGTCGGCATCACGACGGTCGTGTCTCGTCCGACGGGCGGCATTCTGTCGGGGCAAGCGGCGCTGATGAATCTCGCCGGCGACACGCCGCCGAAGATGGCCGTCATCCCGAAGCTCGCGCTCGTCATCGAGCTTCCGCGCTCCGGATTCGGCGGACGAGGATTCGCCCGTGCCGCGGCATTGCAGCAGGGCACGCCGGCCGACGCGAACCGCGTTCGTCAGGCGCAGATGGACTCACTCCGCAAGCTCCTGCACGACGCCGACGCGTACGACAAGGCGCAGGCCGCGTACGCCAAGGACAAGTCGATTCCGCGTCCGGCGCACGACGTCGTGCTCGAGTCGATGGTGCCCGCGCTGCGCGGTCAGATGCCCGTGATCTTCCCCGCCGATCGCGCGAACGACATTCGCGACGCGGTGAACTTCGCCGAAGAGATGCACGTGAAGCCGATCATCATGGGCGGCGAGCAGGCGCCGGCCGTGGCGGCGTTCCTCAAGCAGCACAACGTCCCGGTCATCATCACGGCGGTGATGCACCTTCCGTCGCGCGAGGACGATCCGTACGACGTGAACTACAGCATCCCGGCGAAGCTCGCCGCCGCCGGCGTCACGTTCGCCATCTCGACCGGCGACAAGGGCTCCGAGGTTCGCACGCTGCCGTACAACGCCGGCATGGCCGCGGCGCACGGCCTGTCCAAGGCGGACGCGCTCAAGTCGGTGACGCTCTGGCCCGCGCAGATCTTCGGCGTCGGCGACCGCATGGGCTCGATCGAGGTCGGGAAGATGGCCAACATCGTGGTCACCACCGGCGACATGCTCGAGGCCAAGACCGACACGAAGTACCTGTTCATCGACGGCCGCAACGTGCCGCTGGACACGAAGCACACGCAGTTGAATGCGCAGTTCAAGGATCGGCCGTGAGGCCGGGTGACCGGTGGACCGCTGGACCGGTGGACCGGTGGACCGGTAGAGGCCGAAACCTCGGAAGCCCGAGATGTTCAGCATGGGCCCCGCGAGCCAAGCTCGCGGGGCTTTGAGTTTGGAGCCGACGGTCCACCTGTCCCCAGACCCCGCCGGCCCACCGGCACCCCGGCACCCCGGCACCCCGGCACCCCGGCACCCCGGCACCCCGGCGCCCGGCGCCCGGCACCCGGCCCCCCGGCAACCCTTTCCCCTCCCGCGGTGTCTACTATGCTCACATTGACCCTATTGCTGTCAAACTGAGCATAGTCGTTTCACCCGGAGGTCCGGTGAGTTCGTCGCGCCCGCGCGTCCGCGATCCGCAAGAGCTCCTGCCCCTCAAGCCGATCGAGTTGCTCGTGCTCACCATGTTGAGCGCCGGCGAACGGCACGGCTACGGACTTCGGCAGGACATCGTCGACCACACCGAGGGTCGCGTCGCGCTCGAGGCGGGCAACCTGTATCGGCACATCCGCAAGTTGCAGAGCGACGGTCTCGTCGACGAGACCGAGCCCCGTCCCGCGGGGCGCGGCGACGACGAGCGCCGGATCTACTACCGTCTCCTTCCGTTCGGCCGAGAGGTGCTGGCCGCCGAAGTCGAACGTCTGCGCGCGCTGATGCGCATCGTCGATTCCAAACGTGTGTCCCCGAGGCGGGCGTGACGCGCGGCGAGCGATTCTACGAGCGGTTGCTCACGCTGTACCCCGCCGAGTTTCGCGCGCGCTACGGCCGCGCGATGGGCGACTTTCACCGCGACCGTCTGGCCCTCGCGACGCAGAACCACGAATCCATCGCGGCGCTCTGGGCGCGAACCATCGCCGACGTCGTCGTGTCCGCCGCGGCCGAGCATCTACGCTCGTTCGTGTCCGGCGGCGGAACGCTCGACACGCTGCGTCAGGATCTCGCGTTCGCCCTTCGCGGGCTCGCCCGGCGGCCACGGTTCGCCGCGCTCCTGATCGGAACGGTCGCTCTCGGCGTCGGCGCCAACGCCGCGATCTTCAGCGTCGTGAGCGGCGTGCTGCTGCGGCCGCTGCCGTATCCGCACGACGAGCGGCTCTTCTCGTTCGGACACGAACCGCCGCAGTGGCTCACGTCGGCGCCGGACTTCATCGACTACAAGCGCGAGATGAAGTCGATCTCGGGCTTGGCCGCGTTCGACCAGCGCGTCGCGACGCTGGGCGCGAATCTCGACGCCGACTCGCGTCCGGAGCGCGTCGGCGTCGTTCGCGCGAGCGAAGGTTTCTTCGACGTGCTCGGCGCAAAACCGGCGCTCGGGCGCACGTTCGCCGCCGAAGATCACGATTCCAAGATCGCGCGCGTGGCGGTGCTTGGTTACGGACTCTGGCAGCGCGACTTCGCCGGCTCGCGATCGGTCATCGGGCGGACGATCAACATCGACGGCGCTCCGCGCGTGGTGATCGGCGTGATGCCCCCGCGCTTCGCGTACCCCAAGCCCGCGACAGCGGTCTGGATCCCGATGGCGCGGTTCAACCTCGACAGCCTTGGCGACCGGGACCAACACTATCTGTTCATGGTCGG
Protein-coding sequences here:
- a CDS encoding L,D-transpeptidase, with product MSRTLQIRWIATLSAAILLVIPSLATAQGGRHPRSDAAKRMWHPSKDSVASVDDDDESVTLHFNSREDSLSWLRARNLAHKANGLRLVVSLQERHLWAIAGRDTLLSAPVAVAKGTTLEYGSKSWRFTTPRGMRTVLSKDADPIWQPPEWLYAETAVENGLRLRRLNYGEKVHLDDGRVLTIVNGSAGLIDTDGAFGELPTDEHIVFGDYLYIPPMGSKNRKVEGELGKYKLSLGDGYLLHGTPDKQSIGMAATHGCIRLRDEDIEWLYDNVPVGTKVYIY
- a CDS encoding CHRD domain-containing protein — translated: MPKRILAVLTLSTFAIVIACGSDNTTTPPKSTVVHFQVTLSPSGEPPGLLGNPTGTGTFTATLDTATNVFTYTGSFSGLTSNVNNGHIHGPFTPGGTATTANVILNFNTLPGATFVGFGTANSGSVSGTATLNASTQISTTVNGDSLKKLLLAGKTYVNIHTVTNPGGEIRAQLIPQ
- the pal gene encoding peptidoglycan-associated lipoprotein Pal — protein: MRIQRLAVASIVLTLVSSVEAAAQKLGTTEVGVFGQFTRADEAWQTDDGFGLGGRLGVFLNRRWELEGTFSSSTFDNKAARGTGTSSVQTFNGQLNFNLPFGLGGQTHDLILEGGVGGQRFASHTDFSAPYGGGLRIRFSNAIALRLDAIVEYVENPTAATFGFPPVLGRNSAAARSTNLELRGGLSFLLGSSKAPPPPPPAPVAQPQREVPPPRTEPVAPPARVAPAPGPNTDSISAVNRAREALLAPVYFDFDHSELRPDQRAVLDAKLPVMKANPGVRIRIEGNADERGSDEYNLALGMRRAQATRKYLIDNGIDAARIDVASNGEEKPVCQGHDEDCWKQNRRDEFLIVAGGSSLVAPR
- a CDS encoding amidohydrolase family protein; translated protein: MPNRISPSSSTRPVSFVTTALLAACAMAALPATVLAQRVANRELSAPNAYAITNARIVPGNGPTIDRGTIVLRNGLIAAVGPAVQAPADARVIDGSGLTVYPGIIDANSSLGLGGGAAVVADAGRGGRGGGGGRGAAPAQQGAPVGAPNSLHPIGLQPELAVVDLLHADEEALAGPQSAGITAALTAPPTGIFRGESAVILLAGSTAQAMLIKAPVAEHIGFTPSRGGGYPNSLMGVFSALRQTLLDAQHYAAEQAAYAKNPRGMRRPEPDPSLEALQPVLQRQIPVVMEASSQREIERALDLAKEFNLRPIIAGGEEADLVAARLKAENVPVLLSLNFPRRPQASADADPEPLRTLRARVEAPKLAAKLQAAGVKFAFEDGGLTTWSDYLGNAGRAVENGLTSDQAVRALTLAPAEILGVTDRLGSIETGKVANLTVTRGDLFTGRVAHVFIDGTPLEPRAPANAAASLAAGTWTITITTDEGEKPVTLTLQQVGEQLRGTIQGSLGSSQISNGSIGPAGDVQFSASLTMGSGTEEGRFIGTIEGNLMRGTVAVVGHPQSTFVGTKPDAGQGGGRRGRPPVE
- a CDS encoding amidohydrolase family protein, coding for MSRLSIAILFAAATGGAAGAQQAQPATVAKPTLIKNATVLTVTKGKLENTDLLLQNGKIAQIGKNLSAPAGATVIDATGKYVMPGIIDPHSHTMIDAVNEGSLSVTSMVRVRDVLNPTDINIYRQLAGGVTTINVLHGSANTIGGQNAVVKLKWGRDVPEMLFPGAMPGIKFALGENVTQKNGQTAAQAQGRALRYPATRMGQEEVLRDAFTRARDYKASWDDYNAKVKAGDKTAVAPERDLELEPLVEVLEGKRFVHAHSYRADEMLMLLNVAKEFGFTVKTLQHGLEGYKIASEIAQAGTGLSTFADEWSYKVEAYDAIPYNTAILMHHGVVATVNSDSDERARRLNIDAAKMMRYGGLTEDEALKTITYNGAVQLGVQNRVGSIEIGKDADVVIWSGDPLSVYSSAETTFIDGEVFFDVKKDAAMRDQMAKERAALEAADRGRRPVIP
- a CDS encoding amidohydrolase family protein produces the protein MTDRIGGRARCMALAALAAAALPAAAHAQLGSFNPNPGPQGTFAIRGGTVVTVSGADIPNGTVVISGGKITAVGANVQVPANAQVINATGLMVYPGMIETGSSIGLSEIGQGAVATVDIAEVGSFNPNAQAFYGIDPHSAHIGVARVVGITTVVSRPTGGILSGQAALMNLAGDTPPKMAVIPKLALVIELPRSGFGGRGFARAAALQQGTPADANRVRQAQMDSLRKLLHDADAYDKAQAAYAKDKSIPRPAHDVVLESMVPALRGQMPVIFPADRANDIRDAVNFAEEMHVKPIIMGGEQAPAVAAFLKQHNVPVIITAVMHLPSREDDPYDVNYSIPAKLAAAGVTFAISTGDKGSEVRTLPYNAGMAAAHGLSKADALKSVTLWPAQIFGVGDRMGSIEVGKMANIVVTTGDMLEAKTDTKYLFIDGRNVPLDTKHTQLNAQFKDRP
- a CDS encoding PadR family transcriptional regulator, with protein sequence MSSSRPRVRDPQELLPLKPIELLVLTMLSAGERHGYGLRQDIVDHTEGRVALEAGNLYRHIRKLQSDGLVDETEPRPAGRGDDERRIYYRLLPFGREVLAAEVERLRALMRIVDSKRVSPRRA